One Gammaproteobacteria bacterium genomic region harbors:
- the tal gene encoding transaldolase has product MTKTPLQQLADYGQSVWIDYLSRELIRSGELERMMREDAVVGVTSNPTIFEKAISSGGGYDEQIRKTLAETREAKEIFLRLAAVDVGEACDVLRPVYDAGPPAGASGGRPGGTQRDGYVSIEVDPSLAYDTEGTTAEAARLHALIDRPNLFVKIPATKPGLPAIEDMIAAGKSINVTLIFSLTRYEEVAEAYIRGLERLVAAGGDASRVASVASFFVSRVDTETDRRLDAIGGHERLKGKLAVANAKLAYRRYTEIFSGERWEFLASKGAVTQRCLWASTSTKNPAYSDVMYVEELIGPETVNTLPEKTIRAFQDHGRVRATLEEGVDEAKALFDEVAKVGVDYDDVTATLEREGVDAFADSFAKLLAGIRARAEAA; this is encoded by the coding sequence ATGACGAAAACTCCGTTACAGCAGCTCGCCGATTACGGTCAGAGCGTGTGGATCGATTACCTCTCGCGCGAGCTGATTCGATCCGGCGAGCTCGAGCGAATGATGCGCGAGGACGCCGTCGTCGGCGTGACCTCGAATCCCACGATCTTCGAAAAAGCCATCTCGTCGGGCGGCGGTTACGACGAGCAGATTCGCAAGACCCTCGCGGAGACGCGCGAAGCGAAGGAGATTTTCCTGCGCCTCGCTGCCGTCGATGTCGGCGAGGCCTGCGACGTGCTGCGTCCCGTTTACGATGCGGGGCCGCCGGCTGGAGCATCGGGCGGCCGGCCGGGCGGCACGCAGCGCGACGGTTACGTTTCCATCGAGGTCGACCCGTCGCTCGCCTACGATACCGAAGGGACCACGGCGGAAGCCGCGCGCCTGCACGCGTTGATCGACCGCCCGAATCTGTTCGTGAAGATCCCGGCGACGAAACCGGGCCTGCCCGCGATCGAGGACATGATCGCGGCTGGCAAATCCATCAACGTCACGCTGATTTTCTCGTTGACCCGCTACGAGGAGGTGGCCGAGGCCTACATTCGGGGCCTGGAGCGGCTCGTTGCGGCCGGCGGCGACGCGTCACGCGTCGCGTCGGTGGCGAGCTTCTTCGTGTCGCGCGTCGACACCGAGACCGACCGCCGGCTCGACGCGATCGGCGGTCACGAGCGGCTGAAGGGGAAGCTCGCGGTCGCGAATGCAAAGCTCGCGTACCGGCGCTACACGGAGATCTTCTCCGGGGAGCGGTGGGAATTCCTCGCCTCGAAGGGCGCCGTCACGCAACGCTGCCTGTGGGCATCCACGTCGACGAAGAACCCCGCATACTCCGACGTGATGTACGTCGAGGAGCTGATCGGGCCGGAGACGGTTAACACGCTGCCCGAGAAGACGATTCGCGCGTTCCAGGATCACGGCCGCGTCCGCGCGACGCTCGAGGAAGGCGTCGACGAGGCCAAGGCGCTCTTCGACGAGGTCGCGAAGGTCGGAGTCGACTATGACGACGTCACCGCCACGCTCGAGCGCGAAGGCGTCGACGCGTTCGCGGATTCGTTCGCGAAGCTGCTGGCCGGGATTCGCGCGCGCGCCGAGGCCGCTTAG
- a CDS encoding PQQ-binding-like beta-propeller repeat protein, giving the protein MANRRSIGGEHVSAVTAALGRFTVVAAALGALGSAYAQGTGRAEDGSPAAKTAAANSRFVPVTDEILENPDPADWLMYSRTYDARRFSPLDQIHRGNVAQLERVWHKALPEGVVEVIPIVYRGVMYLSTPGDRDRSSGVLALDAATGELIWEYAPPGNSSSRIKALAIYDDMIYFTAPAPRGEPSPIVALDARTGEVRWRTPVTPETHTSGAIVVDGKVISGRTCNSARENCYIAAHDAITGEEVWRFYTTPAEGEPGDESWGGAPVSGRRASTWGLPGTYDPMRRLLFWGISNPMPNTRAARHGGDPYAIPTHAPADLYSNSTVALRPDTGELVWYYQHLPGDDWDMDINQEKMLIRTVIDPDPRFVKWINPNVPKGVERDVVVTVGEGGGIWVNDRETGEFIWATPFPYDTEHFIISDIDVETGVTHINRELILDEPGKRSIVCFWNTRSYWPTAYHPGLNSLYVPYVDHCLDMTRAVPGGAGERRIGALRPGADQAKFAGLARIDMTTGEIHRLHEGRAAGNGAVLATAGGLVFWGDITQVLRAFDAETGEILWESEPLGATVQTSTITYAVDGKQYVAVVNAEGVFGSPRALAEAGGVDVPEHQGNSINVFALPD; this is encoded by the coding sequence ATGGCGAACAGACGATCGATTGGCGGGGAGCACGTCTCCGCCGTAACGGCGGCGCTCGGGCGCTTCACGGTGGTCGCGGCGGCGCTCGGCGCGCTCGGCAGCGCCTACGCTCAAGGCACGGGCCGAGCGGAGGACGGCTCGCCGGCAGCGAAGACGGCGGCCGCAAACAGCCGCTTCGTCCCGGTTACCGACGAGATCCTCGAGAATCCGGACCCGGCCGACTGGCTGATGTACAGCCGCACGTACGACGCCCGGCGCTTCAGCCCCCTCGACCAGATCCATCGCGGGAACGTCGCGCAGCTCGAGCGCGTCTGGCACAAGGCGTTGCCCGAAGGCGTCGTCGAGGTCATCCCGATCGTCTACCGCGGCGTGATGTATCTCTCGACGCCGGGCGACCGAGACCGCTCGAGCGGCGTATTGGCGCTCGATGCGGCCACCGGCGAGCTCATCTGGGAGTACGCGCCTCCGGGCAATTCGTCGTCGAGGATCAAGGCGCTCGCGATCTACGACGACATGATCTACTTCACGGCCCCGGCGCCGCGCGGCGAGCCGAGCCCGATCGTCGCGCTGGACGCGAGGACCGGGGAGGTGCGCTGGCGCACGCCCGTCACGCCCGAGACGCATACCTCGGGCGCGATCGTCGTCGACGGCAAAGTGATCTCGGGCCGCACGTGCAACAGCGCTCGGGAAAATTGCTACATCGCGGCGCACGATGCGATCACCGGTGAGGAGGTCTGGCGTTTCTACACGACGCCGGCCGAAGGGGAGCCGGGCGACGAATCGTGGGGCGGCGCGCCCGTGAGCGGCCGGCGCGCGTCCACGTGGGGCCTGCCCGGCACGTACGACCCGATGCGGCGGCTCCTCTTTTGGGGCATCTCGAATCCGATGCCGAACACGCGCGCCGCCCGCCACGGCGGCGATCCGTACGCGATTCCGACGCACGCGCCCGCCGATCTCTACAGCAACTCCACGGTCGCGCTTCGGCCGGATACCGGCGAGCTCGTTTGGTACTACCAGCACCTTCCGGGCGACGACTGGGACATGGACATCAATCAGGAGAAGATGCTGATCCGGACCGTCATCGATCCGGATCCGCGCTTCGTCAAATGGATCAATCCGAACGTCCCGAAGGGCGTCGAGCGCGACGTCGTCGTCACGGTCGGCGAGGGCGGCGGCATCTGGGTGAACGATCGCGAGACGGGCGAGTTCATTTGGGCGACTCCGTTTCCGTACGACACCGAGCACTTCATCATTTCCGACATCGACGTCGAGACCGGCGTCACGCACATCAATCGTGAGCTCATCCTCGACGAGCCCGGCAAGCGCAGCATCGTCTGCTTCTGGAACACTCGCAGCTACTGGCCGACGGCCTACCACCCGGGGCTGAACTCGCTCTACGTGCCCTACGTCGACCATTGCCTCGACATGACGCGCGCGGTGCCGGGCGGCGCCGGCGAGAGGCGCATCGGCGCGCTCCGGCCGGGCGCCGACCAGGCGAAGTTCGCCGGGCTTGCACGCATCGACATGACGACCGGCGAGATCCATCGCCTGCACGAGGGGCGCGCGGCCGGCAACGGCGCGGTGCTCGCGACCGCCGGCGGATTGGTGTTCTGGGGCGACATTACGCAGGTCCTGCGCGCCTTCGACGCCGAGACCGGCGAGATCCTCTGGGAGTCCGAGCCGCTCGGGGCCACCGTCCAAACGAGCACGATCACGTATGCCGTAGACGGCAAGCAGTACGTCGCGGTCGTCAATGCCGAAGGCGTGTTCGGCTCGCCCCGTGCGCTCGCGGAGGCCGGCGGCGTGGACGTGCCCGAGCACCAAGGCAACTCGATCAACGTGTTCGCGCTGCCCGATTGA
- a CDS encoding PQQ-binding-like beta-propeller repeat protein, whose product MTLTARRRSILCAAGLAFLSAAGGPAAADEASSTDAEWPAVPAGDWWTINRDWAATRFSPLEQIDAENVGGLEQAWTYVLGSSSTAVPLAVGGVLYVPAGDRVVALDGDTGEEVWVHRLRPASSAEPAAEAGPRRRGPTASTRGVAYWPGDSERAPRILFTAGSELTALDAATGEPVAEFGENGVVDVGVPYGGAPVVYRHAAILGAAVGEVPQGPPGNARAFDVRTGEKLWEFWTVPRPGQPFHETWGGDSWRERSGTNMWAFSAPIDAERGIVYLPISSPAPNYFGGRRPGANVFGNSIVAVDALTGEYRWHFQTVHHDIWDSDMPSAGALFELERDGERVPAIAHVGKTSYFFVLDRVTGEPLIDVEERPVPRGDVPGEWYAPTQPFPVRPEPLSRVSFDPERDLVRPEDTTPEHAAACQELMERSGGYHNEGPFTPFLYKAPDAPPRSTIQLPGGTGGVNWGGVAIDRQTSLVYVNAHDTSLVGWIEDRDPEGNYGRGTAESTQPYDRASILGPGPYASFSAPIGGEFDEAGRPVGPTAPCYRPPWARLVAIDPSAGEIVWESVLGLDEDLPQGKQRVGNSGSAGPSVTAGGLVFVGATNDRRFRAFDAHTGKELWTARLEANANANPMTYLAASGKQHVAVVAGDRVVAFALP is encoded by the coding sequence ATGACGCTGACGGCGCGCCGCCGCTCGATTCTCTGCGCCGCGGGCTTGGCTTTCTTGAGCGCGGCCGGCGGTCCGGCAGCCGCGGACGAGGCCTCGAGCACGGATGCCGAGTGGCCGGCCGTTCCGGCCGGCGACTGGTGGACGATCAACCGCGACTGGGCGGCGACGCGCTTCTCGCCGCTCGAGCAAATCGACGCGGAGAACGTCGGCGGCCTCGAGCAGGCGTGGACGTACGTCCTCGGCTCGAGCTCGACTGCCGTGCCGCTCGCCGTTGGCGGCGTGCTCTACGTTCCGGCGGGCGATCGCGTCGTTGCGCTCGACGGCGACACCGGCGAGGAAGTGTGGGTTCACAGGCTCCGGCCGGCCTCGTCGGCGGAGCCGGCGGCGGAGGCCGGGCCGCGGCGGCGCGGACCGACCGCCTCCACGCGCGGGGTCGCCTACTGGCCCGGCGACAGCGAGCGGGCGCCGCGGATCCTCTTCACGGCGGGCTCCGAGCTCACGGCGCTCGACGCCGCGACCGGCGAGCCGGTCGCCGAGTTCGGCGAGAACGGCGTCGTCGACGTCGGCGTGCCCTACGGCGGCGCGCCGGTCGTCTACCGCCACGCGGCGATTCTCGGCGCGGCCGTCGGCGAGGTGCCGCAAGGTCCGCCGGGCAACGCGCGTGCGTTCGACGTGCGCACCGGCGAGAAGCTCTGGGAGTTTTGGACCGTGCCGCGCCCGGGCCAGCCGTTTCACGAGACGTGGGGCGGCGACAGCTGGCGCGAGCGCTCCGGCACGAACATGTGGGCGTTCTCCGCGCCGATCGATGCGGAGCGCGGGATCGTGTATCTGCCGATCTCGAGCCCGGCGCCGAACTACTTCGGCGGCCGACGTCCGGGCGCGAACGTCTTCGGCAACTCGATCGTCGCGGTCGATGCGCTGACGGGCGAATATCGCTGGCATTTCCAGACCGTCCACCACGACATCTGGGACTCGGACATGCCTTCGGCGGGCGCGCTGTTCGAGCTCGAGCGGGACGGCGAGCGTGTGCCCGCGATCGCCCATGTCGGCAAGACGAGCTACTTCTTCGTGCTCGACCGCGTGACCGGCGAGCCGCTGATCGACGTCGAGGAGCGGCCCGTGCCGCGCGGCGACGTGCCGGGGGAATGGTATGCGCCGACGCAGCCGTTCCCCGTCCGGCCCGAGCCGCTCTCGCGCGTGAGCTTCGACCCCGAGCGCGATCTCGTGAGACCCGAGGACACGACACCCGAGCATGCCGCGGCCTGCCAAGAGCTGATGGAGCGCAGCGGCGGCTACCACAACGAAGGCCCGTTCACGCCGTTCCTCTACAAAGCGCCCGACGCACCGCCGCGGTCGACGATCCAGCTTCCCGGCGGCACCGGCGGCGTCAACTGGGGCGGCGTCGCGATCGATCGGCAGACGAGCCTCGTGTACGTGAACGCGCACGACACGTCGCTGGTCGGCTGGATCGAGGACCGCGACCCCGAGGGCAACTACGGGCGAGGCACGGCCGAATCCACGCAGCCCTACGACCGCGCGAGCATTCTCGGGCCGGGTCCGTACGCGAGCTTCAGTGCGCCGATCGGCGGCGAGTTCGACGAGGCGGGGCGGCCCGTCGGGCCCACCGCGCCGTGCTACCGCCCGCCGTGGGCGCGGCTCGTCGCGATCGATCCGAGCGCCGGCGAGATCGTCTGGGAGTCCGTGCTCGGGCTCGACGAGGATCTGCCGCAGGGCAAGCAGCGGGTCGGGAACTCCGGCAGCGCCGGGCCGTCGGTCACGGCCGGCGGGCTCGTGTTCGTCGGCGCCACGAACGACCGGCGCTTCCGCGCGTTCGATGCGCACACCGGCAAAGAGCTGTGGACCGCGCGGCTCGAGGCGAACGCGAACGCGAATCCGATGACGTATCTCGCCGCGAGCGGAAAGCAGCACGTCGCCGTCGTGGCCGGCGACCGGGTCGTCGCATTCGCGCTGCCTTGA
- a CDS encoding NfeD family protein: MKTFTKYMLLQLPGWALVGLLLLWLWPKTGWSAWVAVAGYAVYVVKDFALYPFLRSAYEGRESPTGGIELIGRTGVAQQDLDPQGYVTVAGERWRARVRPGERPIAEGTRVRITGASGLTLYVRSEPQAQDNS; this comes from the coding sequence ATGAAGACCTTCACGAAGTACATGTTGCTGCAGTTGCCCGGCTGGGCGCTGGTCGGCTTGCTTCTGCTTTGGCTCTGGCCGAAAACCGGATGGAGCGCGTGGGTCGCCGTCGCCGGCTACGCCGTGTACGTCGTCAAGGATTTCGCGCTGTATCCGTTTCTGCGCTCCGCGTACGAAGGGCGCGAATCGCCGACCGGCGGCATCGAGCTGATCGGCCGGACGGGCGTCGCGCAACAGGACCTCGATCCGCAAGGCTATGTCACGGTGGCCGGAGAGCGCTGGCGCGCCCGGGTCCGCCCCGGCGAGAGGCCGATCGCCGAGGGTACGCGCGTGCGGATCACGGGCGCCTCAGGCCTCACGCTTTACGTGAGATCTGAGCCACAAGCACAGGATAATTCGTGA
- a CDS encoding class I SAM-dependent methyltransferase, whose amino-acid sequence MANADRPMPVTKALLMRTFGRPEGVLGWLGGMIMARTNRRMIGRAVELLDVRPSDHVLEVGFGPGVGIAYLARAVSSGHVAGVDPSELMLGQARSRNAAAVARGAVELRKGGVERLPFRNESFDRVMAINSMQLWPDAVNGLREIHRVLKPGGCLVLGFTRHSGQGREGVAEALEAAGFTDVRFDDVDARDFCVVASKRSKADG is encoded by the coding sequence ATGGCGAACGCTGACCGCCCGATGCCCGTCACCAAAGCGCTCTTGATGCGCACCTTTGGTCGTCCCGAGGGTGTTCTCGGATGGCTCGGCGGCATGATCATGGCGCGCACGAACCGCCGGATGATCGGGCGCGCTGTCGAGTTGCTCGATGTCCGGCCGAGCGATCACGTCCTCGAAGTCGGCTTCGGCCCGGGCGTCGGCATCGCGTACCTTGCACGCGCCGTGTCCTCGGGACACGTCGCGGGCGTCGATCCGTCCGAGCTGATGCTCGGGCAAGCGAGGTCGCGCAACGCCGCGGCGGTCGCCCGCGGCGCCGTCGAGTTGCGCAAGGGCGGCGTCGAGCGCCTGCCGTTCCGGAACGAAAGTTTCGATCGGGTGATGGCCATCAACTCGATGCAGCTTTGGCCGGATGCCGTCAACGGGCTGCGCGAGATTCACCGTGTGCTGAAGCCCGGCGGATGCCTCGTACTCGGTTTCACGCGGCACTCGGGGCAAGGACGAGAGGGCGTGGCCGAGGCGCTCGAGGCAGCCGGCTTCACGGACGTTCGCTTCGACGACGTCGATGCGCGGGACTTCTGCGTCGTCGCGAGCAAGCGCTCGAAAGCCGACGGCTGA